Proteins encoded within one genomic window of Orcinus orca chromosome 21, mOrcOrc1.1, whole genome shotgun sequence:
- the SPATA4 gene encoding spermatogenesis-associated protein 4 isoform X1 produces the protein MAAAGLGGELLTLPTVPKSPSLAPRPAAPMRGRPKKCLVYPHPPKRSRVSPSVLRWLQGLDLSFFPRNINRDFSNGFLIAEIFTVHYPWDLKLSSFKNGTSLKVKLDNWAQLEKFLARKKLRLPKELIHGTIHCKAGVPEILIQEVYTLLTHREIKSIQDDLVNFTDYSYQMQLPLVSRSTASKSIKDNIRLSELIGNPNKLNNERKVEFLLLLQMLQRKLSRKLNPKWFEVKPTLGESTFSHGPAQACGCKCNSVVSKERVAPVCNGGNPLKEIHMKRAGKRSSDSMKPIRSEAWKGDTEEHLSDGL, from the exons ATGGCTGCCGCCGGTCTGGGAGGAGAGCTTTTGACACTGCCGACGGTACCCAAGTCACCGTCACTTGCGCCACGTCCAGCCGCTCCCATGCGAGGGAGGCCTAAGAAGTGTCTGGTCTATCCGCATCCCCCGAAGAGGTCCCGCGTGTCTCCGTCGGTTCTGCGCTGGCTCCAGGGCCTGGATCTCAGCTTCTTCCCCAGAAACATCAACAG GGATTTTTCAAATGGCTTCCTGATAGCAGAAATATTCACTGTACACTACCCCTGGGACCTTAAATTGTCATCCTTTAAAAACGGAACGTCTTTAAAAGTCAAGTTGGATAACTGGGCGCAGTTGGAAAAG TTCCTGGCGAGAAAAAAACTTAGATTACCTAAAGAACTAATCCACGGAACAATTCATTGTAAAGCCGGAGTACCTGAAATACTGATACAGGAGGTGTACACCTTGTTAACACATCGAGA aatTAAAAGTATCCAGGATGACCTTGTGAATTTCACAGACTACAGTTACCAGATGCAGTTGCCCCTGGTCTCCAGATCGACAGCTTCAAAGTCTATTAAAGATAACATTAGGTTATCAGAATTAATAGGCAATCCGAACAAGCTCAATAATGAACGTAAAGTAGAGTTCCTCCTCCTTTTACAAATGTTGCAAAGAAAATTGAGCAGAAAACTGAATCCAA aATGGTTTGAGGTCAAACCAACACTGGGAGAATCGACTTTCAGTCATGGTCCTGCCCAAGCCTGTGGGTGCAAATGTAATTCAGTCGTTTCGAAGGAAAGAGTTGCTCCTGTgt GTAATGGTGGCAATCCACTTAAAGAAATTCACATGAAGCGAGCCGGAAAACGTTCTTCTGACTCTATGAAACCTATCAGATCAGAAGCATGGAAAGGGGACACAGAAGAGCACCTGTCTGATGGGCTTTGA
- the SPATA4 gene encoding spermatogenesis-associated protein 4 isoform X2 produces MAAAGLGGELLTLPTVPKSPSLAPRPAAPMRGRPKKCLVYPHPPKRSRVSPSVLRWLQGLDLSFFPRNINRDFSNGFLIAEIFTVHYPWDLKLSSFKNGTSLKVKLDNWAQLEKFLARKKLRLPKELIHGTIHCKAGVPEILIQEVYTLLTHREIKSIQDDLVNFTDYSYQMQLPLVSRSTASKSIKDNIRLSELIGNPNKLNNERKVEFLLLLQMLQRKLSRKLNPKWFEVKPTLGESTFSHGPAQACGCKCNSVVSKERVAPVMVAIHLKKFT; encoded by the exons ATGGCTGCCGCCGGTCTGGGAGGAGAGCTTTTGACACTGCCGACGGTACCCAAGTCACCGTCACTTGCGCCACGTCCAGCCGCTCCCATGCGAGGGAGGCCTAAGAAGTGTCTGGTCTATCCGCATCCCCCGAAGAGGTCCCGCGTGTCTCCGTCGGTTCTGCGCTGGCTCCAGGGCCTGGATCTCAGCTTCTTCCCCAGAAACATCAACAG GGATTTTTCAAATGGCTTCCTGATAGCAGAAATATTCACTGTACACTACCCCTGGGACCTTAAATTGTCATCCTTTAAAAACGGAACGTCTTTAAAAGTCAAGTTGGATAACTGGGCGCAGTTGGAAAAG TTCCTGGCGAGAAAAAAACTTAGATTACCTAAAGAACTAATCCACGGAACAATTCATTGTAAAGCCGGAGTACCTGAAATACTGATACAGGAGGTGTACACCTTGTTAACACATCGAGA aatTAAAAGTATCCAGGATGACCTTGTGAATTTCACAGACTACAGTTACCAGATGCAGTTGCCCCTGGTCTCCAGATCGACAGCTTCAAAGTCTATTAAAGATAACATTAGGTTATCAGAATTAATAGGCAATCCGAACAAGCTCAATAATGAACGTAAAGTAGAGTTCCTCCTCCTTTTACAAATGTTGCAAAGAAAATTGAGCAGAAAACTGAATCCAA aATGGTTTGAGGTCAAACCAACACTGGGAGAATCGACTTTCAGTCATGGTCCTGCCCAAGCCTGTGGGTGCAAATGTAATTCAGTCGTTTCGAAGGAAAGAGTTGCTCCT GTAATGGTGGCAATCCACTTAAAGAAATTCACATGA